Below is a genomic region from Accipiter gentilis chromosome 11, bAccGen1.1, whole genome shotgun sequence.
gttggggttgttcagcctggcgaagagaaggctccgaggacaccttccagcagccttctagtacctaaaggggccttgtaggaaagctggagagggaccttttacaagggcaggtagtgacaGGAGAAGGGGTAATGtcattaaactgaaagagggcagatttagattgggtgtaagaaagaagttcttccctgtggggggtgctgaggcactgagggaacaggttgcccagagaggttgtggctgccccctccccggcagtgttcaaggccaggttggatggggcttggagcaacctggtctagtggaaggtgtccctgcccatggcaggggggtggaactagatcaTCTTCAAGGTCCcgtccaacccaaaccatcctgtgattctatgatgattctaCGACCCTCCTGGATAttgacccccccgcccccaatcaAGTACTGCAGTGACCCCCAgctattgccccccccccccgctttctcTAGGGGTACCgcaccccccccacctccccccatctccccctccccccctccggTATCTCCCCCCTCCcgacccccccgaccccccatCCCGACAGGGCGGTCCGGTCCGTCCCTCCCGCTCAGTCCCGGCACGAAAGCGAAAGCGAAAGAGGGAAAGCGGATCGGGCCACGCCGGGCATGTCCagcggcgccggcgccggcgggcgggggggggcagaacgGCGGAGCCCCGGTGGGAGCCCCTGAGCCCCCGgcccccggtgccgccgccgtCCCCGTCCCATGGCgcggccgctgctgccgctgctctgcGGTACCGTCGTCCTCCTGCTGCCCTGGGCCGCCACCGCCACCGGTAAGGGGAGaagggggacgtgggggggggggtcccctccgGGCTCCCCGGCTCGCTGCCGGCATGCCCACGCTACTCCTCGGGGTGCCCACGCCGTCCGTGGGGGGCTCGCTCTGCTTTCCCGGGCGTCCACGGTACTCCCTGGGGTGCCCGCACCATCCCCAGGGTGCTCGCTTTGCTTCCAGGGGTGCCCACGCCGTCCGTGGGGGGCTCGCTTTGCTCCCCGGGGTGCCCACGCTGCTCCTCAGGGTGCCCACGCCATCCCTGGGGTGCTCACTTTGCTTCCCGGGGTGCCCACGCCGTCCCTGGGGTGCTCGCTTTGCTTCCAGAGGTGCCCATGCTGTCCCTGGGGGGCTCGCTTTGCTCCCCGGGGTGCCCACGCTGCTCCTCAGGGTGCCCACGCCATCCCTGGGGTGCTCACTTTGCTTCCCGGGGTGCCCACGCTGTCCCTGGGGTGCTCGCTTTGCTCCCCGGGGTGCCCACGCTGCTCCTCAGGGTGCCCACACCATCCCTGGGGTGCTCACTTTGCTTCCCGGGGTGCCCACGCCATCCCCGGGGTGCTCACTTTGCTTCCCGGGGTGCCCACGCTGTCCCTGGGGTGCTCGCTTTGCTCCCCGGGGTGCCCACGCTGCTCCTCAGGGTGCCCACGCCATCCCTGGGGTGCTCACTTTGCTTCCCGGGGTGCCCACGCCATCCCCGGGGTGCTCACTTTGCTTCCCGGGGTGCCCACGCTGTCCCTGGGGTGCTCGCTTTGCTCCCCGGGGTGCCCACGCTGCTCCTCAGGGTGCCCACACCATCCCTGGGGTGCTCACTTTGCTTCCCGGGGTGCCCACGCCGTCCCCGGGGGGCTCGCTTTGCTTCCAGAGGTGCCCACGCTGTCCCTGGGGTGCTCGCTTTGCTCCCCGGGGTGCCCACGCTGCTCCTCAGGGTACCCACGCCATCCCTGGGGTGCTCACTTTGCTTCCCGGGGTGCCCACGCCATCCCTGGGGGGCTCGCTTTGCTTCTCAGGGTACCCACACTACTCCTCAGGGTGCCCACGCCATCCTTGGGGTGCTCACTTTGCTTCCAGGGGGACCCACGCTACTCCCCAGGGTGTCCTCGCTGTCCCTGGGGTGCCCACTCCACTTCCAGGGGTGTCCACACTGTCTCTGGGGTGCTCCCTCTGTTTCCCAGGGTGTCCACGCTACTCCTTGGGGTGCCCACACTGCTCCCCAAGGTGCTCGCTCCGCTTCCTGGGGTGGCCACGCTTCTCCTTGGGTACCCAAGCTCCCACTCGGGGTTTTCACGCTGCACCCCAGGGTACCCACGCTGCTCCCTGCGTGCCCTCACCTCTCTCTAggtgccccatgcccacccccGGGGTACCCACACCGCTCCCCGGGGTGCTCAGGCTGCACCACCGTGTTCCCCTTGCACCCCCCTGGGTGCCCACGCCACCTCCCCACCAGTGTCCAGGGAGGCTGGGGGTAATTTTTAGGGTCCACGTGATGGGCCCGTGGGAGCTGAATCCTGCGGGACTTCACCTTGGGTGGCGTCCACGGGTTTTCCACGGGACTGTGACTTGTCCATGGCTGAACATCGCTGCTGGACCGGGAAAGTTGCATCATATCTCACCTGTCCaaaagcatagaatcatagaatcatttaagttgcaaaagatctttaagatccaACCATTAagctagcactgccaagtcccactGACCCATGTCCCTGAGCAAcccatctacacgtcttttaaatacccccaagggatggtgactccaccacttccctgggcagcctgttccagtgcttgacaacccttttggtgaagaaatttttcctaatatccaagctaaaccttccctggcacaacttgaggctctttcctctcatcctgtcacttgttacttgggagaagagaccgacccccacctcgctacaccctcctgtcaggtagttgcagagagcgatcaggtctcccctcagcctccttttctccaggctaaacaacccccgTTCCCCAGCCGCTCCTCACGGGACTTGGGCTCTAGAACCTTCACcggcttcgttgctcttctctggccGCAGCAGCTTCAGGAAAAATCACCATCGCGGCTCAGCGCAGTCGGCGGAGCAGTCAGGGATGCTGACAGCTCCGGGGAGCCGCTGGCGGCAGCGGCAAGACCGTTAGGACATAAATAACTGAAAATGGGGGAATTGCGAAGGATTTGCATGGAAGCGCAAGAGATAAGGCTGGAAGGGAGCGCAGAGCTTTGGGACAGCTTTAGTGCTCTCCCTTCTCCGGGCTGCTGTCTGCTGCTGAAGCTGCAACACTCTAGAAAATGAATTTATTCCTATTTCTAAACAGCCAGCAGGTGCAGTGAGGGCTGTAAAATGACTCCAGTGGCAAAAATAATACAGATAAGTCTCAGGAACAGGCTAAAAATAGCTGTCCCTGAAGTCAGTATCCTCGGACGTCCCCGTCCCGGACGTGCAGACAACGTTCCTGGTAGTGGTGATGCAATCAGGACCATCGTTCGGGGCAGTAGATGTCATCATCTGGGGTGCTAGAGAACAAGAAtgatatttattgcttttaattcACTGGATGGATAATTTGGGAGGTGCCGCAGCCCCTCTGTGCCAGCTGTGCCGATGCGTCCTGCAATGCTTGCTCCGGGCATCGCGTCCTCTCCTGCTTCCCACCCCCCGCACAGCCATTCcattgtaaatttttttcagttaaaaacgtgaaaaagttatatttatttctgtggttttggcgTTTCTCATGAATTCCCCAGTCTGGAGCACAGacttctgaaatttctttctctgctttttttagcTTATAGTTTTTAAATCAATAGCAGAAAATGAGCACCGCTCTGGCCCTTTTGCTGataatcttcaaagaaaaatggtCCAGGTTTCCCTGTGTGGATTCTCCGGTGTCTAGTTGTGGTTGtgcatccccctgcagcccacgaaGCTGGAGGGGGACACCTCCGTGACGTGGGATGATGGCATGTGGCATCATCTCCATCCCTGGGACTCATCCCGGCCGCGTGCCCGGTGCCTGCGTGGTTTGCTTCCTGACATGCCGGGACAAGCTCCCCCTCACCAGCATCATTTGAGATCGCtggtggagaaaaacaaaaagcaaagtgaaaacaTGAATTAACCAtgcaaagacaccccccccccccccccccaaatatcgTGCATGTGTTTCAACCTGGAAATCTAATGTCCGTGGGATGCAGGGAATTCAGATGGAAATAAGGCAGCCGGAGGTATTTTCCCAAAAAGGCTGGTAGTTTTGGAGGTTGGGTAACGATGCGATGCATTTTTGAGCACTTGGGCTGACACATCAATGGGAAAATTCAACCTGCAAAGCTCAGAGGGAGAGGAGACAAGCAGAGAGATGCTTTTGGCCATCCTGGCAGAGTCTTGTGTTTTTTTTGACttaacaggaaaacagaagacagatcttggttttttttctgcgtGTGAGTGCCTGACGGTGCCCAGATCCAGGGAATTTTATCAATCTGCTTCagtaaaaaagcaaataagaGAGGGAGAGGCTTGTAGTTACTGCAGATCTCCTTGCTCGGAAGCAAGAGCTTTATCACGGTCACAGCTCTCCCCATCCATCTATGCTTTACACCATTTCCAATTCACTGCCGAGTTATAAAAGAAAGCCTAAATCTTGGCCATGCACCTCCAGGGCTGTGGTGGTGCTGGAAACCTGAATCCCCACagatttcctccccttttccctctTGGCATGTGTTTTGTCTCATCAAACAAACTGAAATCGGTGCAGCGATGGCATGAGATACCAGGGTTGTGATCCTGGAGAGCAGAGACACAGGGGTCTTGCCATCGAAGGACTTGGGCATTTTTTTGGAAGAGGAGATTATTTTACAGTCAaatcaaccagaaaaaaaagaagtattttggtGGGATTAGGATGATGAGATCAGGTTTTGAAGCTGAAAGGCATAAGCAGGACTTGCAGGTCCCTGTTTTTCCTGGACATTTTTGACGCTTCTGGCTGGATTTCCCAGTATGCTTCCTTTGCAGATGTGGCTGTGGGTTGTCTAGGCACTGGAAAGACTTTTTGTTCCATTTATGGCACAGCTTCAGGTCTGGCTACGTGTGAGGGAGTTGTGAAATGACCCGTGGCGTTTCTTTGAAACACTCCCAGAGATTTCGCCGCTGCCGCCTTGAGAGGAGGCTGAGAACTGACATGTTCAGCACACGTGTAGCCACTGCATTGCTCCTGCTCTCCGGGCATGGTGGCTGCAGCTCTTTGGGGTGTCCCAACGCTGGGGGACACAGCACAGACCCAGCCAAGCACCAAAATGGAGCAGAGCCCCCTCGCCCCCCCAGATGTTCTGGGGATACATAACAAATTGGGCCAGGAGATTTTTATCTCCGGGTGTTTTGGGTGCATATTGTGTTCCTGTCCCCACTGCCATCACACCCCTGTCCCCAATGGCCTCCTGACCCCATCACCGACGCATTCCTATCCCTGTTGTGCTCCTGTCCTCACTGCCATTGCGCTCCCATCACCATCCTTCTCCCGATCCCAGCCCAACCCTACATTCCTCCATACCAAATGTGCATCATCCCGGCTGGACATTGCTCCATCCATGCATCACATCCTGGCCATGCATTGCTCCATCCCAGCCATGCATCGCTCCATCCCAGCCATGCATCACTCCATCCCGGCCATGCATCGCTCCATCCCAGCCATGCATCGCTCCATCCCAGCCATGCATCGCTCCACCCCGGCCATGCATTGCTCCGTCCTGGCCATGTATTGCTCCATCCCGGCCATGCATTGCTCCGTCCTGGCCATGCATTGCTCCATCCCAGCTATGCATCACATCCTGGCTGTGCATCACTTCATCCCAGCCGTGCATTGCTCCATCATGGCTGTGCATCACGTCCCGGCTGTGCATCACTTCATCCCAGCCATGCATCGCTCCACCCTGGCCATGCATTGCTCCGTCCTGGCCATGCATCGCTCCATCCCAGCCATGCATCGCTCCATCCCAGCCATGCATCGCTCCATCCTGGCCATGCATTGCTCCACCCCGGCCATGCATTGCTCCGTCCTGGCCATGCATTGCTCCATCCCAGCTATGCATCACATCCTGGCTGTGCATCGCTTCATCCCAGCCGTGCGTTGCTCCATCATGGCTGTGCATCACGTCCCGGCTGTGCATCACTTCATCCCAGCCATGCATCACTTCATCCCGGCCGTGCATCGCTCCATCCCAGCCGTGAGCTGCTCCGGCCTGGCTGTATACTGCTTTATCCACGCTGTGCATCTCTCCATCCTGGCCCTGGAGCACCACGTCTCCACGGCGGCTCATGTCAGGGGACAAGAGCTGGCAGCGGCCAGAGTCACGGGTGAGCCATTCCCACGCTGTGACAGGGGTGCAGGCGTGGGCACGGTCTCAGGGCAACTGAGATACTTTCTCCGTTGCACCAGAGAAAAGAAGTGAAATTGTAATACCCTCTTGTGAAACCGCATCAAATCAAGGCCAAAGGGGAAGTACGAACCCTCCTGGGGATAAGAAAAGTCGTAACCCGTAGCCCATCACCACCTCATTGCCCGGCCACATGATGCTCAGATTCCAGCTGCTTCCAGGGCCGTGGGCTGCAACCTCCGGCAGGTAAAAACCCTGGGAAGTGGTTGGAGTATTCACGCAACACCTGGAATTTTTCATGTCCAACTGCAAAACGAGCAGAGAAAAAAGGGGGAGGCGAGTGTggctgaaatgcagcagctggTGACAGGATGCAGCCGGGGCTGCTGGCCTGGGACGGTCACTGCAAGGGGATGAATTTCTGCAAAAAGTCTTCAGCAACCGGAGGGGCCGCTACAAGTGACCACAAACGTGCTGGAAACAGAGTTTTCTGCTTCTCCGTCCCCCGTGCACAGGCACAGCCATCTCACCGCTGTCTTTTTGCAGGCTGGATAAGGCTCTCCCAGCCCCAGGACAGCACCAGtaacccccttcccaccccctggCAGGATTTGACCACCTTGGGTGCTGTTCAGCCCAGCGAGCCGGGGCCAGAAGTTGCCTAATCTCCCTCTTGTGatctccatctcttttttttgtcccccGCTCCGTTCCAGCGCCGGCGCGATGCAGCCGCCCCAAGGACGTGGCCAACGCGCACATCGACGTGGGCAACAACACGCTGCTCAACACCCGCCTGCGCTACACCTGCAACCCGGGCTACAAGCGCAAAGCCGGTACCTCCAGCCTCATCCAGTGCATCCTCCGCGACGGTTCCACTGAGCCCGACTGGACCCACACCACGCTGCAATGCATCCGTAAGCCCTCGCTCAGCAGCCAGGACGTGAtggggaccggggaggggggagaattcCATCACCGACGCGGCAGAGGAGGATGCAGGGTGACGTGGATGCTGCCATTGATGCTGTCTCTGTGTTGTGTCTTCCCGAAGGGGACCCGGCTCTACCTCCGCAAACCCCCAGCCCCGAGCTCCTGACCGTGCCGCACACCGAGGGGACGACCCAGAAGGGTGAGGAAGGGGCAAACGCGGCCCACGGCGGTTGGTTTGGGACCGCCGTGACTGCGGGTCACGGCAAAACCACAACCACCGTGGtgtggaaagcaaaatatttcaacgGGGAGATCAAATTAAGTCAATCGCGTGAAATTATGCCATTTTGTCGCCCTCGCTGCAACCTGCCCAAAGCAGGCATGAGGCTGAGCACTGAAATCACAGTGCTGCCTGGAGCGtgccttttaatttttgaaattaaaatgttttacacCATTTTCCCAGCAGGAACCACTGATGCCAGCCCGACCTCCAACCCCTCTCCAGCAGCAACATCTGGGATGCCGGGAGCTGCTGGCCGGTCACCCATGCCACCAGCGACTGATGGGCCGTCACTGGAGAAGTCCACGCTGCCAGAGATGCCCCCACGGCTACAGACATCCACACCGGGAGAGGGGATGGCCCCAGGGTCATCTCTGGGGACAACCCCGCTGCCCACCGCCCCCACGGACCATGCTGCAGGTCGGGCCACCTGCCTAGGGAAAGATAACCTTCCAACAGGGCTAGGTTCAAGCGGCAAAGGCTCTTTTActttttcaatgcatttttttttttccttctttccaaacCCCTTTTTAGTGAGGGTCTCCCCCAGCATCCCCACCTTTCCTAGCTTTGCAGCTAAAAATCtccatttctctcttcttttccagtcTCCATCCAGACCCTGGCCTCTTCCATTGGTAAGCCGGGCAAAAAGCTTATTTTGGCAAGCAGGggcttattttctttattttttagcttaaaagccctccctggggctgtgggaggTTTATGCCGTGGTCGAGGGCAATGCTTCCAAGGGAGGAAGGATGCAGCACCCAAATTTCCTCCCAGAGTGGGGAGGGCACCCTGTGAACGCGCAGAAAGCATTTTTGGCTCTTTGTGGAATCATTTTGCTTGAGCTGGGCCATGCCCCGGGCCACACATTGGAAGATGCTTATCAGTCACTGCATCTCCTCTGCAGGGCTCCCGGTGCTGGTGGTCGCCGGTATCGtggcctgctgctgctggaggatgaAAAAGTAAGTGTGCCGAGCCCCACGAGGTCTTTCCACCCCGGTGATGAGTTGTCCTCGGCCTCTGCGCTTTCCTGAAAGCCGAGGGAAAAGCCTTGGGATGCCGGTGATGCTCCTCTCCCTTCCGCAGGCGCACGGGGCAGAGCTACGCGGTGCCGGTGACAGCCATCCCCATGGTGGCTCCCGCTGCTGAGAACGATGAGATGATGCTGCCTGgcgtcttccccacgggctgagTACCCACCGCCAGGCAACTCAGTGCACCCACTAGC
It encodes:
- the IL15RA gene encoding interleukin-15 receptor subunit alpha isoform X2; the protein is MARPLLPLLCGTVVLLLPWAATATAPARCSRPKDVANAHIDVGNNTLLNTRLRYTCNPGYKRKAGTSSLIQCILRDGSTEPDWTHTTLQCIRDPALPPQTPSPELLTVPHTEGTTQKGTTDASPTSNPSPAATSGMPGAAGRSPMPPATDGPSLEKSTLPEMPPRLQTSTPGEGMAPGSSLGTTPLPTAPTDHAAGRATCLGKDNLPTGLGSSGKGSFTFSMHFFFSFFPNPFLVRVSPSIPTFPSFAAKNLHFSLLFQSPSRPWPLPLVSRAKSLFWQAGAYFLYFLA
- the IL15RA gene encoding interleukin-15 receptor subunit alpha isoform X1; this encodes MARPLLPLLCGTVVLLLPWAATATAPARCSRPKDVANAHIDVGNNTLLNTRLRYTCNPGYKRKAGTSSLIQCILRDGSTEPDWTHTTLQCIRDPALPPQTPSPELLTVPHTEGTTQKAGTTDASPTSNPSPAATSGMPGAAGRSPMPPATDGPSLEKSTLPEMPPRLQTSTPGEGMAPGSSLGTTPLPTAPTDHAAGRATCLGKDNLPTGLGSSGKGSFTFSMHFFFSFFPNPFLVRVSPSIPTFPSFAAKNLHFSLLFQSPSRPWPLPLVSRAKSLFWQAGAYFLYFLA
- the IL15RA gene encoding interleukin-15 receptor subunit alpha isoform X3; the protein is MARPLLPLLCGTVVLLLPWAATATAPARCSRPKDVANAHIDVGNNTLLNTRLRYTCNPGYKRKAGTSSLIQCILRDGSTEPDWTHTTLQCIRDPALPPQTPSPELLTVPHTEGTTQKAGTTDASPTSNPSPAATSGMPGAAGRSPMPPATDGPSLEKSTLPEMPPRLQTSTPGEGMAPGSSLGTTPLPTAPTDHAAGRATCLGKDNLPTGLGSSGKGSFTFSMHFFFSFFPNPFLVRVSPSIPTFPSFAAKNLHFSLLFQSPSRPWPLPLGSRCWWSPVSWPAAAGG
- the LOC126044333 gene encoding splicing factor 3A subunit 2-like isoform X2, yielding MPTLLLGVPTPSVGGSLCFPGRPRYSLGCPHHPQGARFASRGAHAVRGGLALLPGVPTLLLRVPTPSLGCSLCFPGCPRCPWGARFAPRGAHAAPQGTHAIPGVLTLLPGVPTPSLGGSLCFSGYPHYSSGCPRHPWGAHFASRGTHATPQGVLAVPGVPTPLPGVSTLSLGCSLCFPGCPRYSLGCPHCSPRCSLRFLGWPRFSLGTQAPTRGFHAAPQGTHAAPCVPSPLSRCPMPTPGVPTPLPGVLRLHHRVPLAPPWVPTPPPHQCPGRLGVIFRVHVMGPWELNPAGLHLGWRPRVFHGTVTCPWLNIAAGPGKLHHISPVQKHRIIESFKLQKIFKIQPLS
- the IL15RA gene encoding interleukin-15 receptor subunit alpha isoform X4, whose protein sequence is MARPLLPLLCGTVVLLLPWAATATAPARCSRPKDVANAHIDVGNNTLLNTRLRYTCNPGYKRKAGTSSLIQCILRDGSTEPDWTHTTLQCIRDPALPPQTPSPELLTVPHTEGTTQKAGTTDASPTSNPSPAATSGMPGAAGRSPMPPATDGPSLEKSTLPEMPPRLQTSTPGEGMAPGSSLGTTPLPTAPTDHAAVSIQTLASSIGLPVLVVAGIVACCCWRMKKRTGQSYAVPVTAIPMVAPAAENDEMMLPGVFPTG
- the LOC126044333 gene encoding uncharacterized protein LOC126044333 isoform X1, with protein sequence MPTLLLGVPTPSVGGSLCFPGRPRYSLGCPHHPQGARFASRGAHAVRGGLALLPGVPTLLLRVPTPSLGCSLCFPGCPRRPWGARFASRGAHAVPGGLALLPGVPTLLLRVPTPSLGCSLCFPGCPRCPWGARFAPRGAHAAPQGAHTIPGVLTLLPGVPTPSPGCSLCFPGCPRCPWGARFAPRGAHAAPQGAHAIPGVLTLLPGVPTLSLGCSLCSPGCPRCSSGYPRHPWGAHFASRGAHAIPGGLALLLRVPTLLLRVPTPSLGCSLCFQGDPRYSPGCPRCPWGAHSTSRGVHTVSGVLPLFPRVSTLLLGVPTLLPKVLAPLPGVATLLLGYPSSHSGFSRCTPGYPRCSLRALTSL